Proteins encoded by one window of Marinitoga litoralis:
- a CDS encoding HAMP domain-containing methyl-accepting chemotaxis protein: MSLKIKIFLGFIIILTISIIIGVFGVINTNNLKSHIVEISNENLPKVQKILTIYQLQTSIEKSEMALLGLTDKNLREEEYRRIENSWESINRLINEYELFDLNEDELKYWKDYKEKLKMWETGHASFMEISKKIDETNILDPKTLKLDVKTYESELYRLAWLIEKAILDKEPFNEDLNPRNSPFGKWLENYQTENDYLADMINEMKKYNEGFLKTAKTINTVVKSKNEKQIELMQRIYNNSIIPNLENIFDTFAIINQIADESLKLKNQMLEQSLNLNLPLFEESASILKTIVEYNKNEAAQKANNTIEKVREAIITILTVIVIGIIIAIIFATLTIRSIVNSINILMKKIQAFGKGDLTVNFKVKGNDEISKMANALEEMANELRSSMKLIHEASNKLSVSSSTLASISEEQNAISEELTNQSKIIESNTIDASASVEEVLSGVEEIASSAQMISNNADELNYKANEASEAAINGEKHVNEIANIVEIAVKESDYTQNVVNELSEKVQNIGDIVDTINKITEQTNLLALNAAIEAARAGEAGKGFAVVADEIRKLAEQSKNSTEEISKILLSVKEGAYSANEATNKIVNIIRDIDKESEKIVSQFRNINGRIDDMVSKVHELSSASEEQSASTEEMAAAMDRISKVIDEISDQVKYMVSAIEQQNESSKQVNNSAEEGNNLSKSLSELINKFKI; this comes from the coding sequence ATGAGTTTGAAAATAAAAATATTTTTAGGTTTTATTATTATTTTGACAATATCTATTATTATTGGCGTATTTGGGGTTATAAACACTAATAATTTGAAGTCACATATTGTGGAAATATCAAACGAAAACTTACCCAAAGTTCAAAAAATATTAACGATATATCAACTACAAACATCAATTGAAAAATCAGAAATGGCATTATTAGGTCTTACTGATAAAAATTTAAGAGAAGAAGAATATAGAAGAATAGAAAATTCATGGGAATCAATAAATAGATTAATAAATGAGTATGAACTATTTGATTTAAATGAAGATGAATTAAAATATTGGAAAGATTATAAAGAAAAACTAAAAATGTGGGAAACTGGACATGCTAGTTTTATGGAAATCTCTAAAAAAATAGATGAAACAAATATATTAGATCCAAAAACATTGAAATTAGATGTAAAAACATATGAAAGTGAATTGTATAGATTAGCTTGGTTAATAGAAAAAGCTATTTTGGATAAAGAACCCTTTAATGAAGATTTAAATCCGAGAAATAGTCCATTTGGAAAGTGGCTTGAAAATTATCAAACAGAAAACGATTATCTAGCGGATATGATAAATGAAATGAAAAAATACAATGAAGGATTTTTAAAAACTGCAAAAACAATAAATACTGTTGTAAAAAGTAAAAACGAAAAGCAGATAGAACTTATGCAAAGAATATATAATAATTCAATAATTCCTAATTTAGAAAACATATTTGACACTTTTGCAATAATTAATCAAATAGCAGATGAGTCTTTGAAATTAAAAAATCAAATGTTAGAACAAAGTTTAAATCTAAATTTGCCATTATTTGAAGAAAGTGCAAGTATATTAAAAACTATTGTAGAATATAATAAGAACGAAGCAGCTCAAAAAGCTAATAATACAATAGAAAAAGTGAGAGAAGCTATAATTACAATATTAACTGTAATTGTTATAGGAATTATTATAGCGATTATATTCGCAACTTTAACTATAAGAAGTATTGTAAATTCAATAAATATATTAATGAAAAAAATACAAGCATTTGGAAAAGGTGATTTAACAGTTAACTTTAAAGTTAAAGGAAATGATGAGATATCAAAAATGGCTAATGCTTTAGAAGAAATGGCTAATGAATTAAGAAGCTCAATGAAATTAATTCATGAAGCTTCTAATAAGTTATCTGTTTCATCAAGTACTTTAGCGTCAATTTCTGAAGAACAAAATGCCATTTCTGAGGAATTAACAAATCAATCGAAAATAATAGAATCAAATACTATAGATGCTTCTGCTTCAGTGGAAGAAGTTTTATCAGGTGTTGAAGAAATAGCAAGTTCCGCACAAATGATATCTAATAATGCAGATGAATTAAATTATAAAGCTAATGAAGCATCTGAAGCTGCTATAAATGGAGAAAAACATGTAAATGAGATAGCTAATATAGTTGAAATAGCTGTAAAAGAGTCGGATTATACACAAAACGTAGTTAATGAACTTTCTGAAAAAGTTCAAAATATTGGAGACATAGTAGATACTATAAATAAAATTACAGAACAAACTAATTTATTAGCATTAAATGCAGCAATAGAAGCAGCAAGAGCAGGAGAGGCTGGAAAAGGTTTTGCTGTTGTAGCAGATGAAATAAGGAAATTAGCAGAACAAAGTAAAAATTCAACTGAAGAAATATCAAAAATTTTATTATCTGTAAAAGAAGGAGCATATAGCGCAAACGAAGCAACGAATAAAATTGTAAATATAATTAGAGATATAGACAAAGAATCTGAAAAAATAGTTTCTCAATTTAGAAATATTAACGGTAGAATTGATGATATGGTATCTAAAGTACATGAATTATCCTCAGCTTCTGAGGAACAAAGTGCATCAACAGAAGAAATGGCAGCAGCAATGGACAGAATTTCAAAGGTAATTGATGAAATATCAGATCAAGTAAAATACATGGTAAGCGCTATTGAGCAACAAAATGAAAGTTCTAAGCAAGTAAATAATTCTGCTGAAGAAGGTAATAATCTATCCAAATCATTATCAGAATTAATTAATAAGTTTAAAATATAA
- a CDS encoding asparagine synthetase A yields the protein MKSVESRKVDTVELVKEYLENPVYKEATIVQAEILRSIRKVLDEKGFVELLPVTVSPITDPLNHPHFGTEFEYYGQKYSVTKSMILHKQVAVLVHKKIYIVSPNVRLETEDKMNTGRHLFDFVQIDMEMLEASREEVFDVMEDAIIYTVEKIKEKYPDIIEKYHPTLKTPSKPFKRYTVKELKEKYGDDYEKKASLDVDEPFWMIDIPLMEREFYDKQDPERPEVLLDFDLIYPEGFEEAISGGEREHEYEQIIKRMKLKNTPPEEFEEYLKVAKAGLLKHSAGCGIGVERFTRWILGLDHVENTRLFAKTPGKHSI from the coding sequence ATGAAATCTGTAGAAAGTAGAAAAGTTGATACTGTAGAATTAGTTAAAGAGTATTTGGAAAACCCAGTTTATAAAGAGGCAACTATTGTTCAAGCAGAAATATTAAGAAGCATTAGAAAAGTATTAGATGAAAAGGGCTTTGTTGAATTGCTACCAGTTACCGTTTCACCAATTACTGATCCATTGAATCATCCACATTTTGGAACTGAATTTGAATACTATGGACAAAAGTATTCTGTTACAAAATCTATGATATTACATAAGCAAGTAGCCGTATTGGTTCATAAAAAAATTTATATTGTATCTCCTAATGTTAGATTAGAAACAGAGGATAAAATGAATACCGGAAGACATTTATTTGATTTTGTACAAATTGATATGGAAATGCTAGAAGCTTCAAGAGAAGAGGTATTTGATGTTATGGAAGATGCTATAATTTATACCGTTGAAAAAATTAAAGAAAAATATCCTGATATTATAGAAAAGTATCATCCTACATTAAAAACTCCTTCAAAACCATTTAAAAGATATACTGTAAAAGAATTAAAAGAGAAATATGGTGATGATTACGAAAAAAAAGCTTCTTTAGATGTTGATGAACCATTTTGGATGATAGATATTCCTTTAATGGAAAGGGAATTTTATGACAAACAAGACCCAGAAAGACCTGAAGTTTTGCTTGATTTCGATTTAATATATCCAGAGGGTTTTGAAGAAGCTATTTCCGGTGGTGAAAGAGAACATGAATACGAACAAATAATAAAAAGGATGAAATTAAAAAATACTCCACCTGAAGAATTTGAAGAATATTTAAAAGTTGCTAAAGCTGGATTATTAAAACATTCTGCTGGTTGCGGAATTGGTGTGGAAAGATTTACTAGATGGATACTAGGATTAGATCATGTAGAAAATACTCGTTTATTTGCTAAAACTCCAGGAAAACATTCTATATAA